A genomic window from Gossypium hirsutum isolate 1008001.06 chromosome D12, Gossypium_hirsutum_v2.1, whole genome shotgun sequence includes:
- the LOC107953391 gene encoding thioredoxin M3, chloroplastic isoform X3, with protein sequence MGPSSFVMPLLSLPRPFLLVHPKKLKGTIEQDISLFSKAAVVTKDTWEKSVLNSDSPVLVEFYASWCGPCRMVHRIIDEIAGEYAGRLSCFILNTDDDFPIAEDYEIKAVPVVLLFKNGEKRESVVGTMPKDFYIAAIERVLKS encoded by the exons ATGGGTCCTTCAAGCTTCGTAATGCCCCTCCTCTCTCTCCCAAGGCCCTTTCTTCTCGTGCACCCAAAG AAGCTGAAAGGAACTATTGAACAAGATATCTCTTTGTTTTCCAAAG CTGCTGTTGTTACTAAAGACACATGGGAGAAATCAGTGTTGAACAGTGATTCCCCTGTTCTTGTAGAATTTTATGCAAGCTGGTGTGGCCCCTGTAGAATGGTCCACCGGATTATTGATGAGATCGCAGGAGAGTATGCCGGGAGACTCAGCTGCTTCATTCTGAATACTGACGATGACTTTCCAATTGCAGAGGATTATGAAATAAAGGCAGTACCGGTGGTGTTGCTGTTCAAAAATGGAGAGAAGCGGGAATCTGTTGTTGGCACCATGCCGAAGGACTTCTATATAGCTGCCATAGAGAGGGTTCTGAAATCATAA
- the LOC107953391 gene encoding thioredoxin M3, chloroplastic isoform X2: MDTIYQLKKLSLRCPTSCYVFKFEIIHYIEERILEKKLKGTIEQDISLFSKAAVVTKDTWEKSVLNSDSPVLVEFYASWCGPCRMVHRIIDEIAGEYAGRLSCFILNTDDDFPIAEDYEIKAVPVVLLFKNGEKRESVVGTMPKDFYIAAIERVLKS; this comes from the exons ATGGATACGATCTAccagttaaaaaaattatcattgcGATGTCCAACATCCTGCtatgtttttaagtttgaaaTAATACACTACATAGAAGAGAGAATTTTGGAAAAG AAGCTGAAAGGAACTATTGAACAAGATATCTCTTTGTTTTCCAAAG CTGCTGTTGTTACTAAAGACACATGGGAGAAATCAGTGTTGAACAGTGATTCCCCTGTTCTTGTAGAATTTTATGCAAGCTGGTGTGGCCCCTGTAGAATGGTCCACCGGATTATTGATGAGATCGCAGGAGAGTATGCCGGGAGACTCAGCTGCTTCATTCTGAATACTGACGATGACTTTCCAATTGCAGAGGATTATGAAATAAAGGCAGTACCGGTGGTGTTGCTGTTCAAAAATGGAGAGAAGCGGGAATCTGTTGTTGGCACCATGCCGAAGGACTTCTATATAGCTGCCATAGAGAGGGTTCTGAAATCATAA
- the LOC107953391 gene encoding thioredoxin M3, chloroplastic isoform X1 encodes MASSISIIPSYFASTSLPPLPIASHFPFNLNSSTFFFPLKNGSFKLRNAPPLSPKALSSRAPKAAVVTKDTWEKSVLNSDSPVLVEFYASWCGPCRMVHRIIDEIAGEYAGRLSCFILNTDDDFPIAEDYEIKAVPVVLLFKNGEKRESVVGTMPKDFYIAAIERVLKS; translated from the exons ATGGCTTCTTCTATTTCGATTATTCCGTCTTATTTTGCTTCCACCAGCCTTCCTCCCCTCCCCATTGCTTCTCACTTCCCCTTTAACCTCAactcttcaaccttcttctttccTTTGAAAAATGGGTCCTTCAAGCTTCGTAATGCCCCTCCTCTCTCTCCCAAGGCCCTTTCTTCTCGTGCACCCAAAG CTGCTGTTGTTACTAAAGACACATGGGAGAAATCAGTGTTGAACAGTGATTCCCCTGTTCTTGTAGAATTTTATGCAAGCTGGTGTGGCCCCTGTAGAATGGTCCACCGGATTATTGATGAGATCGCAGGAGAGTATGCCGGGAGACTCAGCTGCTTCATTCTGAATACTGACGATGACTTTCCAATTGCAGAGGATTATGAAATAAAGGCAGTACCGGTGGTGTTGCTGTTCAAAAATGGAGAGAAGCGGGAATCTGTTGTTGGCACCATGCCGAAGGACTTCTATATAGCTGCCATAGAGAGGGTTCTGAAATCATAA
- the LOC107953393 gene encoding methylcrotonoyl-CoA carboxylase beta chain, mitochondrial → MLRALVRKAASTSAFGSANSAPGLIANPIHHLQTKRFSIGILPDGVNRSSDNFVQNSDAMERLLSDLQSHINKVLAGGGETAVKRNRSRYKLLPRERLDRLLDPGSSFLELSQLAGHELYEDPLPSGGIITGIGPVHGRLCMFVANDPTVKGGTYYPITIKKHLRAQEIAAQCKLPCVYLVDSGGAFLPKQAEVFPDKENFGRIFYNQATLSAQGIPQIALVLGSCTAGGAYIPAMADESVMVKGNGTIFLAGPPLVKAATGEEVSAEDLGGATVHCKTSGVSDYFAQDEMHGLALGRNIVKNLHLAGKQGMLSSSPPANLEFKEPLYDVKELRSIAPVDHKQQFDVRSVIARIVDGSEFDEFKKLYGTTLVTGFARIYGQPVGILGNNGILFNESALKGTHFIELCSQRNIPLVFLQNITGFMVGSRSEANGIAKSGAKLVMAVSCAKVPKVTIMIGGSFGAGNYAMCGRAFNPNFLFLWPNSRISVMGGAQAAGVLSQIEGANKKRQGIQWTSEEEEKFKAKVMEAYEREGNPYYSTARLWDDGIIDPADTRKIVGLCISASMNRPLEDTKYGVFRM, encoded by the exons ATGCTAAGGGCTCTGGTGAGGAAAGCAGCTTCAACTTCAGCTTTTGGGAGTGCAAATTCAGCCCCAGGTCTTATTGCTAATCCAATCCACCACCTCCAGACCAAACGCTTCTCCATAGGAATCCTCCCCGATGGGGTCAATCGTAGCTCCGACAATTTTGTCCAGAATTCCGATGCCATGGAACGTCTCTTGTCTGACCTTCAATCCCATATCAACAAG GTTCTTGCTGGAGGAGGAGAAACTGCTGTGAAAAGGAACAGGAGCAGATATAAGCTTCTCCCTAGGGAACGACTCGATCGTCTTCTTGATCCTGGTTCTTCTTTCCTCGAATTGTCTCAg CTTGCAGGGCATGAATTATACGAAGACCCTTTACCATCAGGTGGAATAATAACAGGAATTGGTCCAGTTCATGGGAGACTTTGTATGTTTGTGGCTAATGACCCGACTGTTAAAGGAGGAACTTACTATCCTATCACCATTAAGAAACATCTAAGAGCTCAAGAAATTGCTGCTCAATGCAAATTACCTTGTGTTTATTTAGTTGATAGTGGGGGTGCTTTTCTTCCAAAGCAAGCTGAGGTTTTTCCAGACAAGGAAAATTTTGGTAGAATTTTTTATAATCAAGCTACCTTGTCTGCTCAAGGAATTCCTCAAATTGCATTGGTATTAGGCTCTTGCACTGCTGGGGGTGCCTATATTCCTGCCATGGCTGATGAAAGTGTGATGGTTAAAGGAAATGGTACCATTTTTCTAGCTGGACCACCTCTTGTCAAA GCTGCTACAGGAGAGGAAGTGTCTGCAGAGGATTTAGGGGGTGCTACTGTTCATTGTAAGACCTCTGGGGTTTCAGATTATTTTGCTCAAG ATGAAATGCATGGACTTGCTCTCGGGAGGAATATTGTTAAGAACTTGCACTTGGCTGGGAAACAAGGGATGTTGAGTTCATCTCCACCCGCAAACCTTGAATTTAAAGAACCATTGTATGATGTTAAGGAACTCCGTTCCATTGCACCAGTAGACCACAAGCAGCAGTTTGATGTTCGATCAGTCATTGCTCGAATTGTTGATGGAAGTGAGTTTGATGAGTTCAAGAAACTGTATGGAACT ACACTTGTAACAGGTTTTGCTAGAATTTACGGACAACCTGTAGGGATCCTTGGTAATAATGGGATATTATTTAACGAATCTGCACTTAAAGGAACCCATTTCATCGAACTTTGTTCTCAGCGTAACATTCCTTTGGTCTTTCTTCAGAACATCACTGGGTTTATG GTTGGCTCAAGATCCGAGGCAAATGGTATTGCAAAATCTGGAGCAAAATTGGTGATGGCAGTTTCTTGCGCAAAG GTGCCAAAAGTGACTATAATGATTGGTGGAAGTTTTGGTGCGGGAAATTATGCAATGTGTGGCCGTGCTTTTAACCCAAATTTCCTGTTCCTTTGGCCAAATTCAAGAATATCTGTGATGGGCGGTGCACAG GCTGCTGGAGTGCTGTCTCAAATTGAAGGGGCCAACAAGAAAAGGCAAGGAATTCAG TGGACAAGTGAGGAAGAAGAGAAGTTCAAGGCTAAGGTTATGGAGGCATATGAGAGAGAGGGGAATCCGTACTACTCAACAGCTAGGCTCTGGGATGATGGTATTATAGATCCTGCTGATACCAGGAAAATTGTGGGGCTCTGCATCTCTGCTTCCATGAATCGCCCATTAGAAGATACCAAATATGGTGTATTCCGAATGTAA
- the LOC107953395 gene encoding ABSCISIC ACID-INSENSITIVE 5-like protein 7 has translation MGSHLNFKNFGDAPSMEGNESKPLGNFPLTRQSSIYSLTFDELQNTFSGIGKDFGSMNMDELLKNISTAEETQAFMTATVPGGEGSLSGGNLQRQGSLTLPRTLSQKTVDEVWRNLMKENDGAKDGSSGGGGGGGANLPQRQRTLGEMTLEEFLVKAGVVREDMQQFGVPNNTGFFGNNNSGVALGFQQINRNNGFLSNNNSVLSQPPRLPQNMTGTKSSQPQQQQQQQQQPPQQQQQPQARPLFPKQQTVAFAPSMHLMNTTQLASPGGRSSMVGIGDPSMNSNIVQSSGLQSGGMGIVGIGSPGSQISSDVISKNSVDTSSLSPVPYVFGRGRKCSAALEKVVERRQRRMIKNRESAARSRARKQAYTLELEAEVAKLKEINEELQKKQEEMMEMQKIQTLEAVNRAWGGGKRQCLRRTLTGPW, from the exons ATGGGATCTCATCTGAATTTCAAGAACTTCGGTGATGCTCCAAGTATGGAAGGAAACGAGTCTAAGCCACTGGGGAATTTTCCATTGACAAGGCAGTCATCCATATACTCGTTGACTTTTGATGAGTTACAGAACACCTTTAGTGGAATTGGAAAGGACTTCGGATCAATGAACATGGATGAACTCTTGAAGAACATATCAACTGCTGAAGAGACTCAGGCTTTTATGACAGCTACAGTTCCAGGTGGAGAAGGAAGTCTTTCTGGAGGCAATCTACAGAGGCAAGGATCATTAACGTTGCCAAGGACTCTTAGCCAGAAAACGGTTGATGAAGTATGGAGAAACTTGATGAAAGAAAATGATGGTGCTAAAGATGGAAGCagcggtggtggtggtggtggtggagcaaATTTGCCACAGAGACAACGGACTTTGGGAGAGATGACTTTGgaggaatttttggtgaaagcaGGTGTTGTAAGAGAAGATATGCAACAATTTGGAGTTCCAAATAATACTGGATTCTTTGGTAATAATAACTCGGGTGTAGCTCTTGGATTTCAACAGATAAATAGAAACAATGGGTTTTTGAGTAACAATAACTCAGTTCTTAGTCAGCCTCCAAGGTTACCACAGAACATGACTGGAACCAAATCCTCACAACCtcaacagcagcagcagcagcaacaacaaccaccacagcagcagcagcaaccCCAGGCACGGCCACTCTTTCCAAAGCAGCAAACAGTTGCCTTTGCTCCATCTATGCACTTAATGAACACTACACAGCTTGCTAGTCCAGGAGGTAGAAGTTCAATGGTTGGAATTGGTGACCCTTCCATGAATAGTAATATTGTTCAATCTAGTGGGCTTCAGAGTGGTGGGATGGGAATAGTGGGTATAGGATCTCCAGGAAGCCAGATATCATCCGATGTCATTTCAAAGAACAGTGTAGATACCAGTTCTTTGTCCCCAGTTCCTTATGTATTTGGCCGGGGAAGAAAATGCAGTGCAGCTTTGGAGAAAGTAGTTGAGAGAAGGCAAAGGAGAATGATCAAGAATAGAGAATCAGCTGCAAGATCTCGAGCTCGCAAGCAG GCCTATACATTGGAACTTGAGGCTGAGGTTGCAAAACTTAAAGAAATTAACGAAGAACTGCAGAAGAAACAG GAAGAAATGATGGAAATGCAGAAAATTCAG ACGTTAGAGGCAGTGAATCGAGCATGGGGAGGTGGTAAAAGACAATGCTTGAGAAGGACACTCACAGGCCCTTGGTAG